From Strix uralensis isolate ZFMK-TIS-50842 chromosome 1, bStrUra1, whole genome shotgun sequence, a single genomic window includes:
- the GPR20 gene encoding G-protein coupled receptor 20 — translation MSTSSTQLTPLDSINSTQQPNSSIYLFSKFIHPDNELYTEFYSLWIALMVVNAIIFLVGVVLNSLALYVFCFRTKMKTTSVIYTINLIVTDLLVGFSLPVRIIMFYSAGDCLNCSLVHIFGYFVNMYCSILFLTCICVDRYLAIVQVEASRKWRNPTCAKGICVFIWIFATVVTFSILTMAIQFAACCLSKILVLMVCEYFFPLIIIIFFTTRIMCALSKPSLMHQSRERRMRAVQLLITVLIIFMICFTPFHVRQVAISINPDMPHDVSLLVYHVTVTLSSLNSCMDPIVYCFVTNNFQSTMKNIFRKTEPQQTNVDILGMNKNFKGSNAIIAFSNTIGSPVSLPSPSSVQI, via the coding sequence ATGTCGACCTCCTCCACCCAACTGACACCCCTTGACTCTATCAATTCCACCCAGCAACCCAACTCCAGCATCTACTTGTTCTCCAAGTTCATCCACCCTGACAATGAACTGTACACAGAATTTTACAGCCTGTGGATTGCCCTGATGGTAGTCAATGCCATCATTTTCTTGGTGGGTGTTGTGCTGAACAGCTTGGCGCTGTACGTCTTCTGCTTCCGTACCAAGATGAAAACCACCTCTGTTATTTACACCATCAACTTGATTGTTACTGATCTCTTGGTGGGCTTTTCCTTGCCTGTCCGGATCATCATGTTCTACAGTGCAGGGGACTGCCTGAATTGTTCCTTGGTTCATATCTTTGGCTACTTTGTCAACATGTACTGCAGCATCCTCTTCTTGACGTGCATCTGCGTTGATCGCTATCTGGCAATCGTACAGGTGGAGGCCTCACGTAAATGGAGGAACCCCACCTGTGCCAAGGGGATCTGTGTCTTCATTTGGATCTTTGCCACTGTGGTGACTTTCTCCATCCTAACCATGGCAATACAATTTGCTGCGTGCTGCCTCTCCAAGATTCTGGTCCTGATGGTCTGCGAGTATTTCTTCCCCCTCATCATAATCATCTTCTTCACCACCAGGATTATGTGTGCTCTGTCCAAGCCCAGCCTCATGCACCAGAGTCGGGAGAGGAGAATGAGAGCTGTGCAACTCCTTATCACTGTCCTCATCATCTTCATGATCTGCTTCACTCCTTTTCACGTGCGACAGGTGGCAATCTCCATCAACCCAGATATGCCCCATGACGTCAGCCTCCTCGTCTACCATGTGACAGTGACTCTGAGTAGCCTCAACAGCTGCATGGACCCCATTGTCTACTGCTTTGTCACCAATAACTTCCAGTCAACCATGAAAAACATCTTCAGGAAAACCGAGCCACAGCAAACCAACGTGGACATCCTGGGTATGAACAAGAACTTCAAGGGCTCCAATGCAATCATCGCCTTCTCAAACACAATAGGAAGCCCTGTGAGCTTGCCATCACCAAGCAGTGTCCAGATATAA